A single window of Candidatus Methylomirabilis limnetica DNA harbors:
- a CDS encoding DUF1318 domain-containing protein gives MRRYRKQLVMFTLSSLLSVAACAVITVNVYFPEKDVKSAYKSLEEELLQPTPKKEKEAPGQSPTSSLRPGQQSMLAVIRTWRVTLVSEAMAQDDLSRRITQEIKGYPEVIAAYKGIGQRLARMNQLRDQGLVGEAKDGKAALRANPPQVGEAEAALLLEENGDREVIINGMAKAILKLTQQEATPANLTKVKTQAAETFASIRRDAAHPGWWVQIPNGTWGMRK, from the coding sequence ATGCGCAGATACCGAAAACAGCTTGTGATGTTCACCCTGAGCTCCCTGCTCAGCGTCGCCGCGTGCGCGGTCATTACCGTCAATGTCTATTTTCCGGAAAAGGATGTCAAATCGGCCTACAAGTCGCTGGAGGAGGAGTTGCTTCAGCCGACTCCGAAGAAGGAGAAGGAGGCGCCAGGTCAGTCGCCAACGTCCAGCCTGCGGCCAGGGCAGCAATCGATGCTGGCCGTGATCCGTACGTGGCGAGTAACGTTGGTGAGCGAAGCGATGGCCCAGGACGATCTCTCGCGGCGGATTACGCAGGAGATCAAGGGCTATCCGGAGGTGATCGCCGCGTATAAAGGAATCGGACAGCGACTCGCCCGGATGAATCAGCTTCGAGATCAGGGATTGGTGGGTGAGGCGAAAGATGGGAAGGCGGCCCTACGCGCGAATCCCCCCCAGGTGGGCGAGGCGGAGGCCGCGCTGCTGCTGGAGGAGAATGGGGACCGTGAAGTGATTATCAACGGGATGGCAAAGGCGATCCTCAAGCTTACCCAGCAAGAGGCAACCCCTGCGAATCTGACGAAGGTGAAAACACAGGCCGCCGAGACCTTTGCGTCGATCCGCCGCGATGCGGCTCACCCGGGCTGGTGGGTGCAGATCCCGAACGGCACCTGGGGGATGCGCAAGTAA